From the genome of Phocoena phocoena chromosome 18, mPhoPho1.1, whole genome shotgun sequence, one region includes:
- the UBL3 gene encoding ubiquitin-like protein 3, whose translation MSSNVPADMINLRLILVSGKTKEFLFSPNDSASDIAKHVYDNWPMDWEEEQVSSPNILRLIYQGRFLHGNVTLGALKLPFGKTTVMHLVARETLPEPNSQGQRNREKTGESNCCVIL comes from the exons ATAAACTTGCGCCTCATCTTGGTAAGCGGGAAAACAAAAGAGTTCCTGTTTTCTCCTAATGATTCTGCTTCTGACATTGCAAAGCATGTGTATGACAATTGGCCAATGG ACTGGGAAGAAGAGCAGGTCAGCAGTCCAAACATTCTACGCCTTATTTATCAAGGACGATTTCTACATGGAAATGTCACATTAGGAG CATTAAAACTTCCTTTTGGCAAAACAACAGTGATGCACTTGGTGGCCAGAGAGACACTGCCAGAGCCCAACTCTCAAG GTCAGAGGAATCGCGAAAAGACTGGAGAGAGTAATTGCTGTGTGATCCTGTAA